One genomic segment of Hordeum vulgare subsp. vulgare chromosome 2H, MorexV3_pseudomolecules_assembly, whole genome shotgun sequence includes these proteins:
- the LOC123427570 gene encoding acetylglutamate kinase-like, with product MLLTKPQLSSSLLASTPLFTPASTPNHAKPIVASHAPGRRLRISATSTAVSPGATALSRVDVLSEALPFIQRFKGKTVVVKYGGAAMKSPELQSSVIRDLVLLSCVGLRPVLVHGGGPEINSWLLRVGVEPQFRNGLRVTDALTMEVVEMVLVGKVNKNLVSLINLAGGTAVGLCGKDARLITARPSPNAAALGFVGEVARVDASVLHPIIASGHIPVIATVAADETGQAYNINADTAAGEIAAAVGAEKLLLLTDVSGILADRNDPGSLVKEIDIAGVRQMVSGGQVAGGMIPKVECCVRALAQGVHTASIIDGRVPHSLLLEILTDEGTGTMITG from the coding sequence ATGCTCCTCACGAAGCCCCAGCTCTCTTCCTCCCTACTCGCATCCACGCCGCTCTTTACCCCCGCATCCACCCCCAACCACGCCAAGCCAATCGTCGCCTCTCACGCccccggccgccgcctccgcaTCTCCGCCACATCCACGGCGGTCTCGCCGGGGGCGACGGCGCTCAGCCGCGTCGACGTGCTCTCGGAGGCGCTCCCCTTCATCCAGCGCTTCAAGGGCAAGACGGTGGTGGTCAAGTACGGCGGCGCCGCGATGAAGTCCCCCGAGCTGCAGTCGTCCGTGATCCGCGACCTCGTCCTCCTCTCCTGCGTCGGCCTCCGCCCCGTCCTCGTCCACGGCGGCGGGCCCGAGATCAACTCCTGGCTGCTCCGCGTCGGCGTCGAGCCGCAGTTCCGCAACGGCCTCCGCGTCACGGACGCGCTCACCATGGAGGTCGTCGAGATGGTGCTCGTTGGCAAGGTCAACAAGAACCTCGTCTCCCTCATCAACCTCGCCGGCGGCACGGCCGTCGGCCTCTGCGGCAAGGACGCGCGCCTCATCACCGCGCGCCCCTCCCCCAACGCCGCAGCCCTTGGCTTCGTTGGCGAAGTCGCGCGGGTGGACGCCTCAGTCCTCCACCCCATCATCGCCTCTGGCCACATCCCGGTCATTGCCACCGTGGCCGCCGACGAGACAGGGCAAGCCTACAACATCAACGCGGACACGGCTGCAGGTGAGATTGCCGCTGCGGTGGGCGCAGAGAAGTTGCTGCTGCTCACAGATGTGTCTGGGATACTGGCGGACCGTAATGACCCTGGGAGCCTGGTGAAGGAGATTGATATCGCTGGGGTGCGGCAGATGGTATCCGGTGGGCAGGTTGCTGGTGGAATGATCCCAAAGGTGGAATGCTGCGTGAGAGCTCTCGCCCAGGGTGTGCACACTGCAAGCATCATCGATGGGCGTGTCCCGCACTCGCTGCTGCTCGAGATTCTCACAGATGAGGGCACTGGCACAATGATCACTGGCTAA
- the LOC123427568 gene encoding carotenoid cleavage dioxygenase 7, chloroplastic — MKYSKGQKAHFVTLVSCGRTSERHYRLQTARNPTTERDQRPSMAICAIATMHAVVHHRPRLHVPPPRPLVRAAVLGKASATAAATEPDTLSAAFWDYNLLFRSQRAETPAPVQLRVTEGAIPPDFPAGTYYLAGPGMFSDDHGSTVHPLDGHGYLRSFRFHPGDGVHYAARYVETAAKTEEKGDGASWRFTHRGPFSVLQGGHRVGNVKVMKNVANTSVLWWGGRLLCLWEGGMPYELDPKTLETVGPFDLLALGDRGDDAVPPARRRLGRRRRPWLAEAGLDVATRLLRPVLSGVFSMPPKRLLAHYKVDPKRNRLLMVACNAEDMLLPRANFTFYEFDAGFGLVRKREFVLPAHLMIHDWGFTDSHYVVLGNRIRLDIPGSVLAMTGTHPMIAALALDPSSRTTPVYLLPRSTEAVASGRDWTVPVEAPAQMWSLHVGNAFEEDNGRGGLDLHLHMSGCSYHWFHFHRMFGYNWKNKKLDPSFMNTVKTKELLPRLVKVAIELDKRGGAYRRCSVKRLSDQWNRPADFPAINPSYANKRNRFIYAGAASGSRKLLPYFPFDSVVKVDVSNGSARRWSSEGRKFVGEPVFIPTGGGEDHGYVLLVEYAVSEDRCHLMVLDARKIGKRGALVAKLEVPKHLTFPMGFHGFWADE, encoded by the exons ATGAAATATTCCAAAGGCCAAAAGGCACACTTTGTCACTCTTGTGAGTTGTGGAAGGACCAGCGAGCGTCATTACAGGCTACAAACCGCAAGGAACCCAACGACCGAAAGAGACCAGCGCCCTAGCATGGCGATATGCGCGATCGCGACCATGCACGCCGTCGTGCACCACCGCCCTCGCCTCCACGTCCCGCCGCCGCGCCCGCTCGTCCGAGCCGCCGTTCTCGGCAAGGCGAGCGCCACCGCCGCGGCGACGGAGCCAGACACGCTGTCGGCGGCGTTCTGGGACTACAACCTCCTCTTCCGGTCGCAGCGCGCCGAGACGCCCGCCCCCGTGCAGCTCCGCGTCACCGAGGGCGCCATCCCGCCGGACTTCCCGGCCGGCACCTACTACCTCGCCGGGCCCGGCATGTTCTCCGACGACCACGGCTCCACCGTCCACCCGCTCGACGGCCACGGCTACCTCCGCTCCTTCCGCTTCCACCCCGGCGACGGCGTGCACTACGCCGCACG GTACGTGGAGACGGCGGCGAAGACGGAGGAGAAGGGTGACGGCGCCTCGTGGAGGTTCACGCACCGGGGCCCCTTCTCGGTGCTGCAGGGCGGGCACAGGGTGGGAAACGTGAAGGTGATGAAGAACGTGGCCAACACCAGCGTGCTCTGGTGGGGCGGCCGGCTGCTCTGCCTCTGGGAGGGCGGCATGCCGTACGAGCTCGACCCCAAGACGCTGGAGACCGTCGGCCCCTTCGACCTGCTCGCGCTCGGCGATCGCGGGGACGACGCGGTCCCTCCCGCACGGCGCCGCCTGGGCCGCCGCCGGCGGCCCTGGCTGGCGGAGGCCGGGCTCGACGTGGCCACCCGCTTGCTGCGCCCAGTCCTCAGTG GCGTGTTCAGCATGCCGCCCAAGAGGCTGCTGGCGCACTACAAGGTCGACCCCAAGCGCAACCGGCTGCTCATGGTGGCCTGCAACGCCGAGGACATGCTCCTCCCGCGTGCCAACTTCACCTTCTACG AGTTCGACGCCGGCTTCGGGCTGGTGCGGAAGAGGGAGTTCGTGCTGCCGGCGCACCTCATGATCCACGACTGGGGCTTCACCGACTCGCACTACGTCGTCCTGGGCAACAGGATCAGGCTCGACATCCCGGGGTCGGTGCTGGCCATGACGGGCACGCACCCCATGATCGCGGCGCTGGCGCTGGACCCGAGCAGCCGGACCACGCCGGTCTACCTGCTGCCGCGCTCCACGGAGGCCGTGGCCAGCGGCCGCGACTGGACCGTGCCCGTCGAGGCGCCGGCGCAGATGTGGTCGCTGCACGTCGGCAACGCCTTCGAGGAGGACAACGGCCGCGGCGGCCTGGACCTGCACCTGCACATGTCGGGCTGCTCCTACCACTGGTTCCATTTCCACAGGATGTTCG GTTACAACTGGAAGAACAAGAAGCTGGACCCTTCCTTCATGAACACGGTGAAGACCAAGGAGTTGCTGCCTCGGCTCGTCAAG GTGGCAATTGAGCTCGACAAGAGAGGAGGAGCATACCGGAGATGCTCCGTGAAGAGACTGTCCGATCAGTGGAACAGGCCGGCGGATTTCCCTGCGATAAATCCGAGCTATGCCAACAAGAGGAATAGGTTCATTTACGCGGGCGCTGCATCCGGTTCGCGCAAATTACTCCCATATTTCCCATTTGACAGTGTTGTGAAGGTCGATGTCTCGAATGGGTCGGCGAGGCGGTGGTCTTCCGAGGGCCGCAAGTTCGTCGGGGAGCCCGTCTTCATCCCCACCGGCGGTGGGGAGGATCACGGCTATGTTCTTCTTGTAGAG TATGCAGTCTCCGAAGACAGATGCCACCTGATGGTGTTGGATGCAAGAAAGATAGGGAAAAGAGGTGCACTTGTGGCAAAACTTGAAGTGCCAAAGCACCTCACCTTCCCAATGGGATTCCATGGGTTCTGGGCAGATGAATGA
- the LOC123427569 gene encoding uncharacterized protein LOC123427569 — MVVHVVYRRRENSWRGADSSVRFLGASMSSNQPSKHQVRLAGRGGIGHAPTSPTGGRKGGLSLRATSPPPPTVSIASVAAWDSIRLRLDGEEGLKEFLAAGDKTAGVEEEAAVYASEWPAGGEEVTFDAPPTDEEVHAAVASIQQVFENPSGEDSDGLELQALALPIAGLPSSGMFVNYFTADSDASEKQTVQISNLGNSPSNIGLDDCTEPAALALNSTALMTREHQNVLDAFQLLQEDASVQKMVMALSTDKAVWDAVMNNEVVQEFKKSFQDAKETDTKGSSSAPPGMMQWVLENTQAKIKEFLEKILQLVHTVFQAQSMDYDLSDDVVRMSFMLSVFVFIVVTIARIK, encoded by the exons ATGGTGGTCCACGTCGTGTACAGGAGGCGGGAGAACAGCTGGAGGGGAGCCGACTCGTCCGTCAGGTTCCTGGGCGCCTCCATGAGCAGCAACCAGCCGAGCAAGCACCAGGTCCGCCTCGCCGGCCGCGGCGGGATCGGCCACGCCCCCACCTCCCCCACCGGCGGGCGCAAAGGAGGCCTCTCTCTGCGCGCCACCTCGCCTCCTCCGCCGACCGTCTCCATCGCCTCCGTCGCTGCCTGGGATTCCATCAGGCTGCGGCTCGACGGCGAGGAGGGGCTCAAGGAGTTCTTGGCCGCCGGGGATAAGACCGCCGGggtagaggaggaggcggcggtttaCGCCAGCGAgtggccggcgggcggggaggaggtgaCGTTCGACGCCCCGCCTACAGATGAGGAGGTCCACGCCGCCGTCGCCAGCATCCAGCA GGTATTTGAGAATCCTTCCGGTGAGGATTCTGATGGACTCGAGTTACAAGCGCTCGCACTGCCCATCGCCGGACTCCCTTCATCTGGGATGTTTGTTAACTATTTCACTGCCGATTCTGATGCATCCGAGAAGCAAACCGTCCAAATATCCAACTTAGGGAATTCTCCATCCAACATTGGATTAGACGATTGCACTGAACCTGCCGCACTTGCCCTTAACTCAACGGCTCTTATGACAAGGGAACATCAAAATGTACTGGATGCATTCCAGCTGTTGCAAGAAGATGCGTCTGTTCAG AAAATGGTGATGGCCTTGTCAACTGATAAGGCTGTATGGGATGCTGTCATGAACAATGAGGTGGTGCAAGAATTTAAGAAGTCTTTCCAGGATG CTAAGGAAACTGATACCAAGGGGAGCTCTAGTGCTCCTCCTGGAATGATGCAATGGGTCCTGGAGAACACCCAGGCGAAGATTAAGGAGTTCCTTGAGAAGATACTTCAGCTCGTGCACACGGTCTTCCAGGCCCAGAGCATGGACTACGATTTGTCCGACGATGTCGTGAGAATGTCCTTCATGCTCTCGGTGTTCGTCTTCATCGTGGTAACAATAGCTCGCATAAAGTGA